The genomic DNA GCGAGTTGTTATCGTACATATCTCAAAGATTGGTTTGTAGGGCTGATGTACATCAACCTATCACCTACAGCGTATGCCTTTCGGCAGGGGGTCTCAGATTGTAACCAAGCGATAAGTTCTTATACGTTTCTTCATTAACTCTGTCGAACTCTAAATGCATCCCTAACAAACCCGTAACATTCCCCCTGCTCCCCTGCTCCCTGCCTTCCTACTCCCCCTCCCTATTCCCCACGCAACAAAATTTCAATAAGTAAAGTCTCTACCCTAAGGAGGATGACTCGTGCCACAGTGTTGGTGGTCTTTGCTTACTCCTCCATATCATGGAATCTCTTCCTTCCCAGTACTACCTTGCTCAAATCAATACTGCTCGACTCCGCGCTCCGCTTGATGCGCCAGAAATGGCAGACTTCGTGGCTCAAATTCAGGGAATTAACGCGATCGCCGATGACGATCCGGGGTTTGTCTGGCGGCTGCGCGGTGAGGGAGCCGATGATGCTACCAGCATCCGACCGTTTGACGATGACCAAATTCTGGTCACAATGACCGTCTGGAAGTCGGTGGAAGCCCTTTCTAACTATGTTTATCGGGGAGCACACGCTGGCATCATGCGCGATCGCCGTCGCTGGTTTGAAAAGCTAGATCAGCAAATCTTGGCGCTGTGGTGGATTCCCGTGGGGCACCTACCGACGATCGAAGAGGCAAAAGAGCGGCTTGCCCATCTTCAGCAGCATGGTTCGACCCCCTATGCCTTTACCTTTGGTAAACCCTTCCCTAGCCCCGATCGGGTTCCTGTCGCTGTGAGCAGTTCAGAAGATTAGAGCCTTTTGTTGAGAGCCTTTTGTTGAGAGCTTTTTATAAGGGGTTCTTAATCCTGAAGCTTCCCTAGCCTCCGTGCCGCCCCTTGCCTACCCTGCCTGCTTTGGCTGACTCGATCGATCGCCCATCGCTTTCCCGATCGTGACGTTCATCTGTGCCCCCAGTAGGACAATGAGCGAACTCCAGTTCAGCCAGAGCAGCAGCACAATTCCGGCGCTGAGCGTACCGTAGGTGAAGTTAAAGTTGGCAAAGTAGCGTGCGTAAATATTAAATGCCTGGGACATGAGTGTCCAGAGAACAGCAGCAATCATTGCACCGGGCAGCAGCGGGGTTCCGGGTCTCCAGCGGCTAGGTCCCTGCCGATAGAGGATGCTAAAGGCGATCGTTACAATACCCAGGGCGGCAAGCCAGCGCACCCCTCGCCCAATCAGTCCACTAAACGACTCCACGATCGTCGGCGCATTCGATCGTTCCAATCCCAACCGCAGGAGCCAGTCGCTAATCACAACCAGGTAGGACGCGCTCATAATAAAGGCAAGCATTACGACGGTCAGCATGAGGGCTACTGCCTTGGCTTTCCAGTAGGGGCGGCGCAGGGCTGGAGGAGTCTGATAGATGTGATCCATTGCGTTCATTGCGGCACTGACGGCACCGGAGGCAATCCAGAGGGCGACAATAATACTGAATACAATGACAATCCTGCCGCGAGGTAGGCGGGTCTGATCAATAAAGCCCTGGATTAAAAAAATGACCTCCGGAGGCGCAACGGGTAAAAGCTGCTGTGCCAAAAAATCAACGCGATCGGGCGGAATCTTCAGTAAGCCGATCGCCGCCAGAATGCCTAGCAGCAGGGGAAATAGCGCCAGCAGGTTGTTATACGCCATCTCTGCCGATAGCCCGAATAGCCTGCTAGTGCCAGTTTCTTGGATAACCTGATGTAAATTGCGAAAGTTGATGTTGAGGAAAAATTGAATGAAGCGTGAGGAGCGCATGGAATGGATGGGTAGATAGGTGGATGAGGGAGTGGGGAATGGGGAGTGGGGAGCGAGGAGTGGGAGAGCGGGGTTCCAGCAAAATTATCTCTAACAGCAGGCGAATTCGTCTGGGCAATTGCCCTACGCTAGTCTGACTTAAATGAATTGCTTGAGATTGTTCTGTCGGAATCGATCGCTATGCCAAGTGCTGAAGTTGAAGCGTTACAAACAGTGGGGAGGCTGCTGGGCGGAGCCTTTAGCCTGAATTCGGAAATCTATCGCAGCGTTAGCTATAGTTCAGATGCGCTGTGGTTGCCGCTCTCCCTTTCCCGCGAGTTCTGGATTGCCCTGCTTACTGTTTTGCTGGCGGGTCTTTCGCTTTCTTTGGGGCAAGCGATCGTCCTTTTTGTGAATCGGGTAAAGCCTGCGCGGTTTGTGTTTAGCCTGCTGCTGAATGCGGTGCTGTTTACCTTTGGCTTTCTGTTCCTGGTGGTGAGTACCTGGCTGATCTGCTGGGTTTCCTGGACAGTCAGTATTCCGCTGCTGACGCTAATTAAGGTGCTGGGACTTAGCTATGCACCGCTGCTGTTCAGCTTTCTAGGAGCCTTGCCCTACCTGGGAGTGCCCATCCTAACGATGTTGTCGGTCTGGCGGTTGCTGTCGGCGGTGGTAGGTTTTTCGGCAGTGGCGGGGGTGAGTGCGGGAACGGGATTTGGCTATGTGGCGATCGGGTGGGTGGTGCTGCAATTGCTGGAAGGCACGATCGGACAGCCCATTGCTCGTTTGGGAAAGCACCTTGCCGATCGGGTGGCGGGGGTTCCTCTGCGGGTGAGGAGCGTCGAAATTCTGGAGCTAGTGCGATCGAGCTTTTCCCAGCCTGCGTCTCCGATGATTCCGGCGGGTCAGTCAGTTGCGCTAAATCGGGGACAAACGATTCGAGGGCAAGCGATTCAGCAGGGTGTGACTCGGCTCAGAGGCAATCGGGCAGAGCCGGAACGGGTTCGATCGCTGGCGCAGGCGGCACAGGCATCGGCAAATCCGCAGTTTCCTGCTGGGGGAAGGACTTCTACTCAGGAACCGATCGCCCTGGAAGAATCGATCGCTGACACCCAGAGGGAATCCGGCGAAGCGCAATCCAGCGAAGCGCAGTCCGGTCAAGCTCAGATGAACTCCCAGACGGCGACTCAGCAAATTAAGCTGCTGTCCCTGCTGGCAATGGGGGTTCTGTTTGTGGTAATTGCAATGCTGCTGCGCCCCATCAAAGAATCTGTCTTTGGCTGGTACAGTACGCTGCCCAGTCTGCTGGTGTTTCTGTTCGATCTGTTTTGGATTGGGATTGTGGCGATCGTCTTTGCCGGAATTCTGGCACCGCTGGAAACCCTGGGCTGGTGGGCAGGCTGGTATGGCGACGACTTGGATACAAACGACGGGAACGGAGCAGCACAGAAGCCGGGAACCGCAGCTCCAGACTCAGCAGAAATGTCGCGATACTCCCGATACATTGTCTATCTGGACGGGATTGGGCAATCCGGCGAGGAATATACGCCCGATGTGATGGACTTTCTGGATGCGCTGGAATCGGCTTTGCCTTCGGACGTGATGCTGGTGCGGGGGCTAATGATGTACTCGGTGCTGAACAAGCCGCTGAACGAAGACCGACCGCTGGCGTTTCTCTGGGCATTGGCGGACAAGGTGCGGTTCAGTAATCCTGCTGCGCTGCTGGGCATCCTGCTCAATCTTCGCAATGTGTTTATCGTGGCGGTTTCTGCCGATAAGCGCTATGGACCCATCTACAACCAGGGCATCGCCCAGGTGCTTTACAACGGCTTACTGGAGCGGGAATACATCCCTGGCAGCGGTGTTCCCATTACGCTAATCGGCTACAGCGGCGGCGGAGAAATGTCGGTGGCAGCTGCACCCTACCTGACACGCGCCACAGGTGCCCCGATCGACGTGGTCTCTCTGGGTGGTGTCATGAGCGCTAACAACAACTTTCTGGTGCTTCAGCATCTTTACCATCTGGTCGGTAAAAAGGACATTGTGGAGCGCATCGGTCCCATGATGTTTCCAGGACGCTGGAAGCTGTTTTTCCTGTCCTACTGGAATCGGGCAAAACGGCAGGGCAGAATCAGCATTATCCCCCTGGGCGAAATGGGGCACCAGGTTCCGGGCGGCTACATGGACCCGGAGGCACAACTGCCCAGCGGCGAGACCTGTCTTGAGCAGACGATCGCTTCTATTCTCAAAATCCTGCAAGGTGAGTTTATTCCGGCGATCGAGCGAGTGCCTCACCAGCTCAGCCATTACCAGCGATACAAACGCGCCCCTTTTAATTCGCCTGCCTTTTACCCGCTCGGCGCGGAGCGCAACTCCGAAGTAACCGAACAGAGCCTCGATCCCAATCGCTATCAGCCCATTGGCGACTGGATGGGACGGCTGATTCTGCCCCAGCACTGGGAACGGCATCAGGTCAGAGGAGTCTGGTTCGAGGTCTACCACGCGCCTCCCGAATATCGCTCCCTGATTGGACAACGGCTTAAACTCCGCTGGTCAACCGACCCGGAAGTGCAGCAATTCGTCAAAAAAGTCACCCGCGACGTTCACTTCAGCCCCAATGCCGAATTTACCAGCGAGTACGGCGGACTCGTCCACCCCGATCGCCTCAACCACTGGCAACAGGTCAATCCCCTGGAGTCGCTGGCAGGCTCGCATCCGGTGGATGATGTGGTGGTGATGCTGGAGGATGTAGGAGTGGATGGGTGGATGGGTGGGAGAGTGGGAGAGTGGGAGAGTGGGAGCGTGGGAGGAGCCGAGAGCGATCGCGGGAGTCATGAAACCGGATCAAACCATTCGTCTACAGACCAAACCTCCTCTTCCCCTCACCCATCCACCCATCCACCCATCCACTCATCCACTCCTCAACCTACCCTCTACACTCGCACCGAACCTATCCAAATTACAGGGCGCTTCTATGCGCTAGTGCAGTTTGTTCAGCCGATCGCCGGGACCGATTGCTTCCAGGTGGTTCACTTTAATCGCGCTTCGCGGCAGTTTGATGGGGAAACGGAGATTGTGCGGTTGCCGTCTGTGATTGCGGACGAGAATGGCTGCTTTCCTTCGACGACGCAGGGCATCGAGCAGTCTTACTTAAACGAGACAGGCTGGTATATCTTCGGTGCCCAGGATCGGACGGGGATGTTTGTGGTGCAGTCGGTCGCCCCTCGATCGCTTTTAAGACTTCAGCCCGATCGCGTGCTGTTTGGACGAAAGCGAGCCTATCAATATATTCATCGGGAAGCCTGGGCGGAAATCAAATCACAGAAAGGCAAAATTAGCTCGGTGCTGCTGGATGCCTCGGAAGGGATGGGTGACGGAACCCTTCAGGCGGCGATCGATCGCTGGAAGTTAGGCGATCGGGCACTCTTGCTGCACAGCTACGGCGGCATTGGCGGTAAAAAGCGGGAGCCAGCGGCGGCTTCGCCCATCTTTTTTGGGCATTTTGCTTACGGCATGGCAGAGGTGGTTCATGATCCGCTCGCCGATGAGCTGCGGTTTGACATTCGCTATCACCAGGTTTACACGCACAACACCGATGGTCTGATTGCGGGAACGCTCCACTGGTCACGGTATCTGGGCGATCGTCAGTTTGGCTGGGTGGGGGCGCGTCCGGTCTGCGATATTTTAATCAAGCTGGAGGCGTTCACCGGACGGTTTGAGTACAAGGGCACAAAGCCTTCTCCGCTGGATACTATGCTGCGCCAGCTTCAGGTGATGACCGCCCGCTATCGAATTGGCGACGGCACAGGCGGAACCTACGTGGGACCCGCCAACAACTGCGCCCAGGACTCCAACCAGGCGTTGTTTGCCAGCATTCGTGCCATTCAGTACGCTGTGCAAATGAATCCCGATATTATTCAGGCATGGCTAGAAACCCATCCCGAACAAGCCGATCGCTACGACCAGCTCATCCGACTCGGCAAGGCACTCCAGCGACAGCTTCAGCCCTTTGGCGATGCCCGATCGGACTGGAAACGGGGCGAATTTAACCTGGGCTGCACCCTCGAAGATAGCCCGCTGCGAAACCTCTGGATGGGCTTAACCAGCTGGCGAACGCTGCTGCCCCGTCTGGCGAGCGACGCGATCGTCCGGGTCTTCCTGCGAGAAGGGGCTTCGGTCTGGGTACTGCGGACGAATCAAATTGGCGGCAATGATCCGGATATTGAACCGATCGCGCCCATGACCCTTTAATCCTGATACTGCCTCAACAGCTCCGGCACATGATCAAATCCATCCACCCCGATCGCTCCCACGATCGATCGCCGCTCCTGATCGAGCAAACTCCGAAACTCGGTTTCACCTAACTGTCCACGAATCACTACGAGGAGTCCGGCGGTTTGTCGCCAGCTGGTTGAGCCGATTTGCTCTAGCAGGTACATTCCCAGCGATCCGGTGAGGATGGCTTTGCTGAAGTTTTGTAGCCGATAGTGTGCCTCTGCCAGATACGCCAGATTGATCCCCTGCAAGTAGACATCTCCGGTGAACTGCGCGGCAGCAATGCCCTTGTCCAGATATTCCAGCGATTCCTGCGGCTGGTCTGCCAGAACTTGAGCAATGCCCAAACTGCTGTAGCACAGTGCCTGACTCTGCCGATCGCCCAACCGCTCCGCCTGCTGGAGTCCCTGCTGAAGCCGCTCGATCGCCATTTCGTAAACCTCCGGCTCCACGTATTCCTGCTGCCTTGCCTGAAATACTTCGCTGAAGCCCAGATTCGCCAGCGCATTTGCCTCCCCTGATCGATCGCCCGCCTGACGGCTCAAAATCACCGCCCGCTGACTGTAGTTGATTGCCTCGCTGTAGTTTGCCTGGGCGACATAGGTGCGGCTGAGATGGTTGAGATTGGCGATTTCGCAGACCGTATCCTTTGCCGTCCTCGCAATTTCCACCGCCTGCTGATGAAAGCCGATCGCCCGATCGACCTGTCCCATTGCCCGTGCAGAGGAGCCGAGCAGCGTCAGAATTCGGGCTTTTTCCTGGGTGCCTTCCGCCTGTCGCAGCGGTTCATCCAGATAGCTCATGGCATCCCGCAAATACTCCCCTGTAAAGGACGCAAAAATGCCGCCGTACAGAGGAAAGTAGGACTGCTGGGCAAAGGTTCGCAGGATTTGCAGCGTCACCTGAAAGGATGCCTGCCGCAGACGATGCTGACTTGGAAGCGTAGAACGACCCCAGCCTTCCCCCAGCTGCGACCAGATCAGCGAGAAAGCGAGGAACGTGGCGATCGACAGCTTTGCCCCCACCTTCGAGTCGTAAATCAGTTTATCGAACCAGTTCACTAGCCCCTGCTGAAGACAGCGCAGAATGACGACCAGCTCAACAAAATCCGCCAGTGTCGTTGCCTGAGATTCCGCCCATTCGATCGGGGCTTCCCCCAGCGCCAGGGCATTAAACAGTGCCGCCGGAACGGGACGATTCACCTGCTTCGCCCACAGTGCCCAGGGTCCACGCTGCCCCGGAACGCCTTCAAAACCGATCTGTCCCTGACTCTGATCGTAAATCCAGCTCACCAGATAGTTTTCCAGCCGCTGCCAGGATTGCAGTCCTTCGAGTAAGCCCTGCCCAAGCTGCTGCAAATCTGCCGTATCCGGAGACTGCCGGAGTCGTTTGCCCAACTGCTGCCACTGGGACAAGCTGAGGGGTTGGGGCAAATTGGGATCGGTGACACGAATCAGTTCCCGCAGCGGATCATCTGTTTCAATGCCGCTTGCCATTACGATCTGCTGAACGGCACTATCGAGGGCTGCATTGACCTGATTTTGCGCCTGCCAGCGTTCCCACTCGCCGCGAATCGTCTGGAGTGCTCGCAGAATGCGTCCTGCCTTTGCCTGCTTGAGTTCATCGCCGGAGGTTGCCTGCTGTTCCGTTGCCGAGAGGCGATCGCTCAAACAGCGCTCAAACAGTTCTCCCGTCCCAGCCTCAATCCCCTCCGTCAGCATTTGCAACACCTGCTCCTTCGAGCGGATATTGCCCTTAAGGGTCATCTGGACGATCTGGTCAATCAGGGCACTATAGCGATCGGTGAGGGAAGCATCGGACATAGGAAGCACTCGAAAAAGGGCAGCAGCGAAGCCCTAAGCTTTGCCGTTCCCCCATTGTATAAAGTGGCGTATCAAGTGGATTCGGATAACGACTCACTAAAAAACCCGCCTTGCAGCGGGAGTTATTTGGTGGTGAGGGGTATCGAGCAGACTTAGTACGCGCCCGATCGATTCACAATTACGGCGACCGTCTGGGCAATCAGGCGCAGGTCGTACAGCGGATGCCAGCGTTGCTGATAGCGCAAATCCAGATCAACAATCTGCTCAAAATCCTTGATGGCAGAACGTCCGTTGACTTGCCACTCACCCGTTAGTCCAGGTTTAACGTTGAGTCTTTGCCAGTGGCGATCGTTGTATCGGCTGACCTCGTCGCGGGTAGGCGGACGGGTTCCCACCAAACTCATATCGCCCATCAGCACATTCCAGAACTGGGGAAATTCATCCAGGCTGGTTTTGCGAAGGAACTGCCCAATACGGGTAATCCGAGGGTCTTGCTCATTCTTAAAAATGAGTCCTTTGGCTTCGTTCGGCACCATGGCTTTAAGCTGATCGGCGTTTGCCACCATTGAGCGAAACTTAAGCAGCGTAAAGGGTTTACCGTGTAAACCAAACCGCTCCTGCCGGAAGAAAATTGGACCAGGACTATCGAGCTTAATCAGAACGGCGAGCGGGATAAAAATGACACCTAGTATAAGGAGACCAACAATCGACCCTACAATGTCAATCGTGCGCTTGATGATACAGGAGGCGGAAGGGTGTGGAGCCTGAGGCAGCCCATCGAAATCCGGAACAGAGGAGCTAGTTGGATGCATTGCAGAGTTAGTCATAGGGAGAGGTTTAAATAAGCGAAGACTAAATCGCGACTGTTTTAATTCTTGAAGTATAAAATTGCAACAAAAGAGGAATATAACGAAATCGCGTTCTTTGCAAAAGCTTCTCACTTCTGTAGAAATACCTAGTGATCCCCGGAGTTTTGTGAAGCTAGGATAAAGTTTCTTCTTTAATTTGTCTTCCACTGATAGTAGAAAAATCGCTTGCTCAGACATCTGCTCCCGATATTTGCTGAGTTTTCTGTATTAAATATCACTGTTGGGTTAATAGGTGTGTACTACAAAGCCTGATGCCATAGGACTCAAGCGAAGGTACTGTAGCGGCATTGAAGCGCTATTAGGTCAAATCACGGGAAGATACCATAGGCTTTAGATCCCCAGGGCGATCGAGAGAACAGCGATCGAAATCATGCGATCGAATTAATAGAGAAGAAGATTTATGCATCGTTTAGCAACGCAGCCGGGTGGCTGGATGCCAGATACGGAAGGCGTCATATTTGTAGAGCAGTCGCCTGCCCCGCTGGTCTATCTCACCGCTGCTGATACTGATATTCAGGTACTTGCCGCTGCGACGGGTCAACTACCATCAGGTTTTCCTGAAGTCCGGGCAGTCAATTTGCTTCAGCTTCAGCAGCATTTGACGATCGACACCTACGCGGAACAGGTTTTATCCCAGGCAAAGGCGATCGTGCTGCGGCTCCTGGGCGGGCGCTCCTACTGGTCTTACGGGCTAGAAGTCGTCAAGCAAACAGTAGAACAGACAGGCGCAATGCTGTTTGTCCTCCCCGGAGACGATAAGCCCGACCCGGAACTGTGCAGCCATTCCACGGTTTCCCTCACGTCCGTCGATCGCCTGTGGCGCTATTTTACGGAGGGCGGCGTCGAAAATGCCGTCAATGCCCTCAAGTTTTTGGCGAATACAGCTTGCGGCACGGACTACGAAACAGACTTGCCGCGATCAATTCCGCGTGTCGGACGCTACCCCTGCCCCCCTGCTCCAGACTCCCCCAAAGCCGGAATCCTCTTCTACCGCGCCCACTACCTCGCAGGCAACACTGCCCCGATCGATTCTCTCTGTCAGGCATTGAGCGATCGTGGGATGGAGCCTGTGCCGCTGTTTGTCTCTTCGCTGCGGGACGGGGAAGTACAGGCAGAACTATTGGACTGGTTTCAGCAGAAATGCCCGATCGAGGTTTTGCTGAACGCGACGAGTTTTTCCCTGGCGCGACTAGAGGCAGAAACGCCCAACGTGGATCTGTGGCAAAAGCTGAATGTCCCGGTGTTGCAGGTCATCCTCAGTAGCGGCACTCAGGCACAGTGGCTTGAGCAAACCCGTGGGCTTTCCCCTCGCGATATGGCGATGAATGTGGCGCTGCCGGAGGTGGATGGGCGAATTATTACCCGTGCGGTGTCGTTCAAGGCGATCGAATCCCGCCACCCAATGCTGGAAACCGATGTGGTGGGCTATCAGCCGTTGGACGATCGAATTCAGTTTGTGGCGGATCTGGCGGCAAATTGGGTACAGCTGCGTCAGACTCCGGTGAGCGATCGCCGTATTGCCCTGATTCTGGCAAACTATCCCACGAAGGACGGCAGGCTGGCAAACGGGGTGGGACTGGATACGCCCCAGAGCTGTGTGGAAATCCTGAAGGCACTCCAGCAGGAAGGCTACCTTGTCGAAAATCTGCCTCGGTGTATCGATGAACTGACCGGGGATGACCTGATCGCCCTGCTCACTCGAACCGTCACCAACGATCCCGAAGGACAAACCCTGCGTCCGGTGAACCAATCCCTGAACCTGGAGGAGTACGATCGCTTCTTCCAAACCCTCCCCAGTGCTGTCCAGCAGGGCATCGGCGATCGCTGGCAGAGTCCGATCGAAGAACTGAAGCAGCGTGGCTTTCTAGATGTTTTAGAAACACCCGCTTTCCCGATCGCCGGAGTCCAGTTTGGCAATGTGTTTGTCGGGGTGCAGCCCGCTCGCGGCTATGATCTCGATCCGTCGCTGAACTATCATGCCCCTGACCTGGAGCCGCCTCATTATTATTTAGCGTTCTATGCGTGGCTGCGATCGCACTTCGGCGCACAGGCGATCGTCCATGTGGGCAAGCACGGCAATTTAGAATGGCTTCCGGGCAAGGGAACGGCACTCTCGGCGAAGTGTTATCCAGAAGCCGTCTTTGGCGCAATGCCCCACCTGTACCCCTTCATCGTCAACGATCCGGGCGAAGGCTCCCAGGCAAAACGCCGATCGCAAGCCGTCATCCTCGATCACCTCACCCCACCCCTCACCCGCGCCGAGCTTTACGGCGGACTTCAACAGCTCGAAACGCTGATGGATGAATACTACGAAGCACAAAGCCTCGACCCCTCCCGGCTGACTTTAATTCGCGATCGCATCCTGGCTCTGATCGATCAAACCAACTTAGACCAGGATCTCGCCCTTCAATCCGGCAAACCATCCGGCAATCAAAAAAAATCAGCAGAAGACCGCTTTGCCGAACTCCTGACTCGCATCGACGGCTACCTCTGCGAACTCAAAGAAGCTCAAATCCGTGACGGTCTGCATATCTTTGGCAGTTGTCCCACCGGACGGCAGCTTCGAGATCTAATTGTGTCGATCGCCCGTCATCCCGGAAAAAATCGAATTGGGTTAACTCGTGCGATCGCGCAGGATTGGGGCTTGGCGATCGATCCACTGACGGCAGATCCAGCGGCTTTGGTAAAAGATTCGATCGCAAAAGATTTTTGTGTCGTAGGCTCACCTGTTAACGCCCCCCCACCTCCCAATTCTGGGGGGCTTCCGAACCAGGTAAACTCTGTTGGCTCTGGAGTAAGTCAAAAAATTCAAAGTCTTTCCTCCCCCTGTCAAAGCGGCAAAAAAGGGGAAAGTGCAACGCGCTCAACCTCTCACCCCTTTTCCATTCAAAGTCCCCCACCTCGCGCTTCAAGCGCGGAAAAGACAAGTGGGGATTTAGGGGGCGATGCAGCACACTCAACCTCCCACCCCTGGCGCACGATCGCTGATGTGATCGAATCCCTCGAACTCACCGCCGCAGAATTAATTGACCATCTACTCATCGATGACCAGCTACGATCGTCCCCCCTTGCCGCCGATTTGCCTGCGACGCAGAAAGAGCTGCACTGGATCGCCAAAACTCTGCTGCCTGCACTGAAACAAACCGATCGCGAAATCACGAATCTGCTGCACGGATTATCGGGAGGCTATGTGCCCAGCGGCGCATCCGGCGCACCCACACGCGGTCGTCCCGAAGTGCTGCCCACCGGACGCAATTTTTATTCGGTGGATATTCGTGCCATTCCCACCATGACGGCATGGGATGTGGGACGCAAAGCGGCGGAAAACCTGATCGAGCAATACGCCCAGGAGCAGGGAGAATATCCGCGTACCCTCGCTCTCTCCATTTGGGGCACGTCCACCATGCGAACCGGAGGCGATGACTTTGCAGAAGCGTTAGCCCTGCTGGGGGTTCAGCCCGTGTGGGAAGGATCTTCGGGACGGGTGATCGATTTTGAGATTTTGCCGCTTTCCGTCCTGGGTCGTCCCAGAGTCGATGTCACCCTACGGATTTCTGGCTTCTTCCGCGATGCCTTCCCGAATTTGATTGATCTGTTTCAGCAGGCGATCGTCGCAGTTGCCGCATTAGATGAACCTCTGGAGCAAAATCCGCTGGCATCTCAGGTTCAGCAGGATTCTCAAAACTGGCAGCAGGCAGGACTTTCGGCAGAACAGGCGACCGATCGTGCCCAGTACCGCATCTTTGGTTCCAAACCGGGGGCATACGGAGCCGGACTGCAAGGCTTAATCGACGCGCAAAACTGGACAGACGATAGCGATCTGGCGCGGGCTTACCTCAACTGGAGCAGCTACGCCTATACCGGAAAATCCGAAAGCTTTGCCCCAGAAGCATTTGAACAGCGACTTCGCCAGATGCAAATCGTGCTGCACAACCAGGACAACCGCGAACACGACCTGCTGGATTCCGATGACTACTACCAGTTCCAGGGCGGACTCACCGCTGCGGTGCGAACCCTCTCCGGCACTAATCCCACCGTCTACTTCGGCGATCACGCCCTGCCGGAAAATCCCAAACTGCGGCGACTGGAAGCGGAAATCGCCAGAGTTTATCGATCGCGCGTCGTCAATCCCAAATGGATTGCAGGCGTAATGCGGCACGGCTACAAAGGCGCGTTTGAAATGGCAGCAACCGTCGATTATCTTTTTGCCTACGATGCCACTGCCCGCTGTGTCCAGGACTATATGTATCAGGGCATTGCTGATGCCTATTTGTTCAACTCAGAAGTGCAGACCTTTATTCAGCAAAAAAATCCCTGGGCACTACGCGACATGGCAGAACGGCTACTTGAAGCCAACCAGCGGGGACTGTGGCAGGAAGTTAATCCCCAAATTCTGGAAAAATTGCGATCGCTGATTAACGAAACAGAAGGAGCGATCGAAGCGATGAGTTAAGTGAACGTTAATTTCCTTGCTCTCCTCGTTCCAATGCTCTGCGCTGGAATGCAAATAGGAGGCTCTGCCTCCACCTCACAAAAAAAGGACGGGCAAGATACCCATCCACAAGTCTTGCAATCCGAATTTCCTTAAACGTTCGGCGTATTGATTTCTGCCGGAGCGGGTCTGGAAAACAGTCCAAAAATCGGACCCAGAACTGCCCCGA from Leptolyngbya ohadii IS1 includes the following:
- the cobN gene encoding cobaltochelatase subunit CobN; this translates as MHRLATQPGGWMPDTEGVIFVEQSPAPLVYLTAADTDIQVLAAATGQLPSGFPEVRAVNLLQLQQHLTIDTYAEQVLSQAKAIVLRLLGGRSYWSYGLEVVKQTVEQTGAMLFVLPGDDKPDPELCSHSTVSLTSVDRLWRYFTEGGVENAVNALKFLANTACGTDYETDLPRSIPRVGRYPCPPAPDSPKAGILFYRAHYLAGNTAPIDSLCQALSDRGMEPVPLFVSSLRDGEVQAELLDWFQQKCPIEVLLNATSFSLARLEAETPNVDLWQKLNVPVLQVILSSGTQAQWLEQTRGLSPRDMAMNVALPEVDGRIITRAVSFKAIESRHPMLETDVVGYQPLDDRIQFVADLAANWVQLRQTPVSDRRIALILANYPTKDGRLANGVGLDTPQSCVEILKALQQEGYLVENLPRCIDELTGDDLIALLTRTVTNDPEGQTLRPVNQSLNLEEYDRFFQTLPSAVQQGIGDRWQSPIEELKQRGFLDVLETPAFPIAGVQFGNVFVGVQPARGYDLDPSLNYHAPDLEPPHYYLAFYAWLRSHFGAQAIVHVGKHGNLEWLPGKGTALSAKCYPEAVFGAMPHLYPFIVNDPGEGSQAKRRSQAVILDHLTPPLTRAELYGGLQQLETLMDEYYEAQSLDPSRLTLIRDRILALIDQTNLDQDLALQSGKPSGNQKKSAEDRFAELLTRIDGYLCELKEAQIRDGLHIFGSCPTGRQLRDLIVSIARHPGKNRIGLTRAIAQDWGLAIDPLTADPAALVKDSIAKDFCVVGSPVNAPPPPNSGGLPNQVNSVGSGVSQKIQSLSSPCQSGKKGESATRSTSHPFSIQSPPPRASSAEKTSGDLGGDAAHSTSHPWRTIADVIESLELTAAELIDHLLIDDQLRSSPLAADLPATQKELHWIAKTLLPALKQTDREITNLLHGLSGGYVPSGASGAPTRGRPEVLPTGRNFYSVDIRAIPTMTAWDVGRKAAENLIEQYAQEQGEYPRTLALSIWGTSTMRTGGDDFAEALALLGVQPVWEGSSGRVIDFEILPLSVLGRPRVDVTLRISGFFRDAFPNLIDLFQQAIVAVAALDEPLEQNPLASQVQQDSQNWQQAGLSAEQATDRAQYRIFGSKPGAYGAGLQGLIDAQNWTDDSDLARAYLNWSSYAYTGKSESFAPEAFEQRLRQMQIVLHNQDNREHDLLDSDDYYQFQGGLTAAVRTLSGTNPTVYFGDHALPENPKLRRLEAEIARVYRSRVVNPKWIAGVMRHGYKGAFEMAATVDYLFAYDATARCVQDYMYQGIADAYLFNSEVQTFIQQKNPWALRDMAERLLEANQRGLWQEVNPQILEKLRSLINETEGAIEAMS
- a CDS encoding sugar transferase; its protein translation is MTNSAMHPTSSSVPDFDGLPQAPHPSASCIIKRTIDIVGSIVGLLILGVIFIPLAVLIKLDSPGPIFFRQERFGLHGKPFTLLKFRSMVANADQLKAMVPNEAKGLIFKNEQDPRITRIGQFLRKTSLDEFPQFWNVLMGDMSLVGTRPPTRDEVSRYNDRHWQRLNVKPGLTGEWQVNGRSAIKDFEQIVDLDLRYQQRWHPLYDLRLIAQTVAVIVNRSGAY